In a genomic window of Sphingomonas lutea:
- a CDS encoding putative DNA modification/repair radical SAM protein: MPQLDTRAKLAILADAAKYDASCASSGTAKRDSRGGKGVGSTEGMGICHAYAPDGRCISLLKILLTNSCIFDCAYCINRKSSNVRRARFTAQEVVELTLAFYKRNYIEGLFLSSGIIRSSNYTMEQLVEVARSLREDHDFRGYIHLKTIPDADPELVRQAGLHADRVSINVELPTERGLVDLAPEKSVPQIEGAMRDMKSSIVDARDARKRFKSAPRFAPAGQSTQMIVGADAASDADIVGRASQLYDRFSLRRVYYSAFSPIPDASAVLPLKRPPLMREHRLYQSDWLMRFYGFAPKEVQSAADPAGMLPLDIDPKLAWALKFRESFPVDVNRAPREMLLRIPGLGTKAVARILTSRRWRNLRLDDVARLTVSIAKVRPFIVTADWRPTLLTDRNDLRALIAPKRQQYELFAA, encoded by the coding sequence ATGCCGCAGCTCGATACCCGCGCAAAGCTCGCGATCCTCGCCGATGCCGCGAAATATGACGCGTCCTGCGCATCGTCCGGGACGGCCAAGCGCGACAGCCGCGGCGGCAAGGGCGTCGGGTCGACCGAAGGCATGGGCATCTGCCATGCCTACGCCCCCGACGGCCGCTGCATTTCGCTGCTCAAGATCCTGCTGACCAACAGCTGCATTTTCGATTGCGCTTATTGCATCAATCGCAAGAGTTCGAACGTCCGCCGCGCGCGCTTCACGGCACAGGAAGTCGTCGAGCTCACGCTCGCCTTCTACAAGCGCAATTATATTGAGGGCCTGTTCCTTTCGTCCGGGATCATCCGATCGTCCAATTATACGATGGAGCAACTGGTCGAGGTCGCTCGGAGCCTGCGCGAGGATCATGATTTCCGCGGCTACATCCATCTGAAGACGATCCCCGACGCCGACCCGGAACTCGTGCGCCAGGCCGGTCTTCATGCCGATCGCGTGTCGATCAATGTCGAACTGCCGACCGAGCGCGGGCTGGTCGACCTCGCCCCGGAAAAGAGCGTTCCGCAAATCGAGGGCGCGATGCGCGACATGAAATCCTCGATCGTCGACGCTCGCGACGCGCGCAAACGGTTCAAGTCGGCGCCCCGCTTCGCGCCCGCTGGCCAGTCGACGCAGATGATTGTCGGGGCGGATGCGGCGAGTGACGCGGATATCGTCGGCCGGGCAAGCCAGCTGTATGACCGCTTCTCGCTTCGCCGCGTCTATTATTCGGCCTTTTCCCCGATCCCGGATGCCAGCGCCGTGCTCCCGCTCAAGCGACCACCACTGATGCGGGAGCATCGCCTCTACCAGTCCGACTGGCTGATGCGCTTTTACGGGTTCGCGCCGAAGGAAGTGCAGAGCGCGGCCGACCCGGCGGGCATGCTTCCGCTCGACATCGACCCCAAGCTTGCCTGGGCGCTCAAGTTTCGCGAAAGCTTTCCGGTGGACGTCAACCGCGCCCCGCGCGAGATGCTTCTGCGCATTCCAGGCCTCGGCACGAAGGCCGTGGCGCGCATCCTGACCTCGCGGCGCTGGCGCAACCTTCGGCTCGACGATGTCGCGCGGCTGACCGTTTCGATCGCAAAGGTTCGCCCGTTCATCGTCACGGCCGACTGGCGGCCGACCTTGCTGACCGATCGCAACGACCTTCGCGCGCTGATTGCGCCCAAACGCCAGCAGTATGAGTTGTTCGCTGCCTAG
- a CDS encoding DUF1206 domain-containing protein gives MDASARLTTLTRVGFAARGLLYIVIAVLVLQSGRTEDPSGAMGYLADGAGKWLLALMAAGFIAYGIWRLSDAALNVEQHEDNAKGLRQRLGAAGSGIVHLLLAWQAVKLVQGSGGGSGGNGAQENAQTALQLPGGQLMLVIAGLVLMGAGAFQLYKAYKTSFCEKLEPGIANREWVKILGRVGYSARGVVFLISGYFVLKAGIKEQSGEAGGMEQALAWLTNPWDVIVAIGLLMFGVFSLVEARYRVIHSVPVDGLAREARSKLPL, from the coding sequence ATGGACGCAAGTGCGCGGCTGACGACGTTGACACGCGTAGGCTTTGCCGCGCGCGGACTGCTCTACATCGTAATCGCCGTTCTCGTCCTCCAGTCAGGCCGGACCGAGGACCCGAGCGGCGCGATGGGCTATCTTGCCGACGGCGCGGGCAAGTGGCTGCTGGCGCTGATGGCGGCGGGCTTCATCGCCTACGGCATCTGGCGTTTGTCCGATGCGGCGCTGAACGTCGAGCAGCACGAAGACAATGCCAAGGGCCTGCGCCAGCGCCTCGGCGCCGCGGGCAGCGGGATCGTCCACTTGCTGCTGGCGTGGCAGGCCGTGAAGCTGGTCCAGGGATCCGGCGGCGGCAGCGGCGGCAACGGCGCACAGGAAAACGCGCAGACCGCCCTGCAACTTCCGGGCGGGCAGCTGATGCTCGTCATCGCCGGCCTCGTCCTCATGGGCGCGGGCGCGTTCCAGCTCTACAAGGCGTACAAGACCAGCTTCTGCGAAAAGCTCGAACCCGGGATTGCCAATCGTGAATGGGTCAAGATTCTCGGCCGCGTCGGCTATTCCGCCCGCGGCGTGGTGTTCCTGATCAGCGGCTATTTCGTGCTCAAGGCGGGCATCAAGGAGCAGTCGGGTGAGGCCGGCGGCATGGAGCAAGCGCTGGCGTGGCTGACCAACCCGTGGGACGTCATCGTCGCGATCGGTTTGCTCATGTTCGGCGTCTTCAGCCTGGTGGAAGCGCGCTATCGCGTGATCCACTCGGTTCCCGTCGACGGGCTTGCCCGTGAGGCACGTTCCAAGCTTCCGCTCTGA